A region from the Fusarium musae strain F31 chromosome 1, whole genome shotgun sequence genome encodes:
- a CDS encoding hypothetical protein (BUSCO:EOG092609YT), with product MAPAYIQVPNKDTNNVALSVPRSPGAGAHLATTTLRVDGMTCGACTSAVEAGFKGVDGVGNVSVSLVMERAVIMHNPQVISADEVKDIIEDRGFDAEVLSTDLPSPVARRFTHNEDDNDFITTTIAVEGMTCGACTSAVEGGFKDVPGVKSFSISLLSERAVIEHDPDLLTAEQIAEIIEDRGFDATIVDSGKVVADKSGKDAENAGNLAITTVAIEGMTCGACTSAVEGGFKDVEGVLKFNISLLAERAVITHDVTKLSPEQIAEIIDDRGFDAEVISSQPTNDHHSGSSSTAQFKVYGVPDAAAAQALEAELTAMHGVDSVSVSLASSRLTVTHQPGVIGLRAIVEAVEAKGYNAIVADTQDNNAQLESLAKTREINEWRTAFRTSLAFAIPVFILNMILPMCAPSLDLGRFELIPGLYLGDIICLVLTIPVQFGIGKRFYISAWKSVKHRSPTMDVLVILGTSCAFFFSILTMTVSLLLPPHTRPSTIFDTSTMLITFITLSRYLENSAKGQTSKALSRLMSLAPSMATIYVDPIAAEKAAEAWGKDPTTPKTPGVGGSAHEERSVPTELLQLGDVVILRPGDKVPADGVLVRGETFVDESMVTGEAMPVQKRTGDHVIGGSVNGDGRVDFRVTRAGRDTQLSQIVKLVQDAQTNRAPIQRLADTIAGYFIPAILILGLSTFLCWMVLSHVLANPPKIFLQDASGGKIMVCVKLCISVIVFACPCALGLATPTAVMVGTGVGAENGILIKGGAALERCTKVTQIVLDKTGTITYGKMSVVESALESEWHDNEWRRRLWWAIVGLAEMGSEHPVGKAILAGARQELDIEADDALEGSVGEFKVTVGKGINALVEPVSAVDRSRYRALVGNVAFLQENGIEVPEDVIEASEQLDPSATKASNKGPATGTTHIFVAIDGKYSGHLSLADSIKEGAAAAISALHKLGVKTAIVTGDQRSTALSVAAAVGIPPENVYAGMSPDQKQEIIKQIQEQGEVVAMVGDGINDSPALATADIGIAMASGTDVAMEAADIVLMRPTDLMVIPAALDLTRYIFRRIKLNLAWACMYNVIGLPIAMGFFLPIGFHMHPMMAGFAMACSSVSVVVSSLFLKFWKRPRWMDEAAAEKSGGLRWRSGRGVVGWVRETLGRRRIKKEEGYVPLENIETEA from the exons ATGGCTCCCGCCTACATCCAAGTCCCTAACAAGGACACAAATAATGTCGCGCTCTCCGTTCCGAGGAGTCCCGGCGCCGGCGCCCATCTTGCTACGACGACGCTTCGAGTGGACGGCATGAC ATGCGGCGCATGTACTtctgctgttgaagctggCTTCAAGGGCGTCGATGGTGTTGGAAACGTTTCAGTCAGTCTGGTTATGGAGCGAGCAGTCATCATGCACAACCCTCAAGTTATCTCCGCCGACGAAGTCAAGGATATCATCGAAGACCGAGGCTTCGATGCCGAAGTCCTCTCGACCGACCTCCCCAGCCCTGTCGCCAGACGCTTTACACACAACGAAGACGACAATGACTTTATTACGACAACTATCGCCGTCGAGGGCATGACCTGTGGAGCCTGCACTTCTGCCGTTGAAGGTGGCTTCAAAGATGTTCCTGGTgtcaagagcttcagcaTCTCATTGCTCTCCGAGAGAGCTGTTATCGAACACGATCCCGACCTTCTCACTGCCGAACAAATCGCCGAAATCATTGAAGACCGCGGCTTTGATGCTACGATTGTCGACTCGGGCAAAGTGGTGGCTGACAAATCTGGCAAGGATGCTGAAAATGCTGGCAACCTCGCCATCACGACAGTAGCAATCGAGGGCATGACATGTGGTGCTTGCACATCGGCTGTCGAGGGTGGATTCAAGGACGTAGAAGGCGTCCTCAAATTCAACATCAGTCTTCTCGCGGAACGAGCCGTTATTACACATGATGTTACCAAACTCTCGCCGGAGCAAATAGCGGAAATAATCGACGACCGTGGCTTCGACGCGGAAGTTATTTCTTCACAACCAACCAATGATCATCATAGCGGGTCATCATCCACGGCACAGTTCAAAGTTTATGGTGTTCCAGATGCGGCTGCAGCACAAGCTTTGGAGGCTGAGTTGACGGCCATGCACGGCGTCGATTCAGTTTCGGTGAGCCTTGCTTCATCACGCCTCACCGTCACTCACCAACCTGGTGTTATTGGTCTCCGGGCCATCGTGGAAGCTGTCGAAGCTAAGGGATACAACGCCATTGTGGCCGATACCCAAGACAACAATGCACAGCTCGAGTCACTCGCAAAGACAAGAGAGATCAATGAGTGGAGGACGGCTTTCCGAACCTCATTGGCTTTTGCCATCCCGGTCTTCATTCTGAACATGATCTTGCCTATGTGTGCGCCATCTCTCGATCTTGGCAGGTTTGAGTTAATTCCAGGCCTCTATCTTGGAGATATCATCTGTTTAGTCCTTACGATACCCGTCCAATTCGGCATTGGAAAGCGTTTTTATATTTCAGCATGGAAGTCAGTCAAGCACCGCTCACCAACAATGGATGTTCTTGTTATCCTCGGAACATCTTgtgccttcttcttcagcatttTGACAATGACGGTTTCTTTACTTTTGCCTCCTCACACCCGGCCAAGCACTATTTTTGACACCAGCACTATGCTCATCACATTCATCACGTTAAGTCGTTACCTTGAGAATAGCGCGAAGGGTCAGACATCCAAGGCTCTTTCTCGGCTCATGTCTTTGGCACCCTCTATGGCTACAATCTACGTAGACCCCattgctgctgagaaggctgccgagGCTTGGGGTAAGGACCCAACTACTCCCAAAACGCCAGGAGTTGGTGGTTCAGCTCACGAGGAGCGGTCTGTTCCTACtgagcttctccagcttgGTGATGTCGTCATTCTGCGGCCTGGTGATAAGGTGCCTGCCGATGGTGTCCTCGTCCGAGGAGAGACCTTCGTAGATGAGAGCATGGTAACGGGTGAAGCCATGCCTGTTCAGAAGCGAACCGGCGATCACGTCATTGGCGGATCCGTTAATGGTGACGGTCGTGTTGACTTCCGAGTCACTCGTGCCGGTCGTGACACTCAACTCAGCCAAATTGTCAAGTTGGTTCAAGATGCTCAGACCAACCGGGCACCTATTCAGCGACTTGCCGACACTATTGCAGGGTATTTTATTCCTgctatcctcatcctcggctTGAGTACGTTTCTTTGCTGGATGGTTCTCAGCCATGTACTTGCGAACCCACCCAAAATCTTTTTGCAGGACGCCAGCGGTGGTAAGATCATGGTCTGCGTCAAGCTCTGCATTTCTGTCATCGTTTTCGCATGCCCTTGCGCCCTCGGTCTAGCTACACCTACTGCCGTCATGGTTGGTACTGGCGTTGGTGCCGAGAACGGCATTCTGATCAAAGGTGGCGCTGCTCTTGAGAGATGTACCAAGGTTACACAGATTGTCCTCGATAAGACTGGCACCATCACCTATGGCAAGATGAGCGTTGTCGAGTCTGCCCTCGAGTCCGAGTGGCATGATAATGAATGGCGACGTCGACTTTGGTGGGCTATTGTTGGTCTTGCTGAGATGGGTAGTGAACATCCCGTTGGAAAGGCCATCCTCGCAGGAGCTCGACAAGAACTCGATATTGAGGCCGATGATGCTCTTGAGGGAAGTGTCGGCGAGTTCAAGGTCACTGTTGGCAAGGGCATCAACGCTCTGGTTGAACCTGTATCGGCTGTTGACCGTAGCCGCTATCGGGCGCTCGTCGGTAACGTTGCTTTCCTGCAGGAAAACGGCATTGAGGTTCCCGAGGATGTCATCGAGGCATCAGAACAACTCGACCCCAGCGCAACCAAGGCTTCTAACAAGGGACCTGCCACTGGTACCACTCACATCTTCGTGGCTATTGATGGCAAATACAGTGGCCATCTCTCTTTGGCTGACTCTATCAAGGagggtgctgctgctgccatctCGGCCCTTCACAAACTGGGTGTGAAGACAGCTATTGTTACTGGTGACCAGCGATCCACTGCCCTCAGTGTTGCTGCGGCTGTGGGCATTCCTCCCGAGAATGTCTATGCCGGAATGAGCCCCGACCAGAAGCAAGAGATTATCAAGCAaattcaagaacaaggcgaGGTCGTTGCCATGGTCGGCGACGGCATCAACGATTCACCTGCACTTGCAACTGCTGATATCGGTATCGCCATGGCCAGCGGTACAGACGTCGCCATGGAAGCCGCCGATATTGTTCTCATGCGCCCAACTGATTTGATGGTTATTCCTGCGGCGCTGGACCTCACTCGGTACATTTTCCGTCGCATCAAGCTGAACCTTGCCTGGGCGTGCATGTACAACGTTATCGGTCTGCCAATTGCCATGGGTTTCTTCCTGCCCATTGGTTTCCACATGCACCCCATGATGGCTGGTTTCGCCATGGCGTGTAGTAGTGTCAGTGTCGTCGTGAGCAGTCTTTTCCTCAAGTTCTGGAAGCGTCctcgatggatggatgaggctgctgctgagaagagcgGTGGTCTTCGCTGGAGGAGTGGAAGAGGTGTTGTAGGCTGGGTGCGTGAGACGCTGGGTAGGAGACGAATTAAGAAAGAGGAGGGTTATGTGCCTTTGGAAAACATTGAGACGGAAGCGTAA
- a CDS encoding hypothetical protein (EggNog:ENOG41) → MAEHEPVTTMASPSPQPDMTRNRLPTLFEVLSRRTLPPVDLFSFYIYMRDQQRSVDYLDFWLDVAQHMSLCRHYVRELRRSVLIGTPEAQSKRSSAILENIGDLEPRAAGPSMYATEKEKNQDAQMSAFLREDQSHDSPQSASAPVRPSPQFSNSHEVTTESNSPAHTVARQDIRASAEKILYTFLLPGAEREITLPGSITAEVTTAIEEYGRDDPEVFDVAKDYVFQAMERDAFPGFLRMKALGNLIPPTLIMRLILGLIAMFAALWAAFVLIFLDYSRATRCWLILPFTVGVYFLASYQYSLDPIMALVGYSEYTPFNFSRIREPYVRKLIAKRAIMVLAVTVLIDAALCVLFILVPGKRL, encoded by the exons ATGGCCGAACACGAACCTGTTACCACGATGGCATCGCCGTCGCCTCAGCCTGACATGACGAGAAACCGACTACCTACGCTCTTTGAGGTCTTGAGTCGTCGCACTCTCCCTCCCGTCGACCTTTTCTCGTTCTATATCTACATGCGCGATCAGCAACGTTCGGTGGATTATCTCGACTTCTG GCTCGATGTTGCTCAGCACATGTCGCTCTGCCGACATTATGTTCGCGAACTTCGACGATCCGTCCTTATTGGTACTCCCGAAGCACAATCAAAACGATCTTCAGCTATCCTCGAGAATATTGGCGACTTGGAACCTAGAGCGGCAGGTCCGTCCATGTATGCgactgagaaggagaagaaccaAGATGCGCAAATGTCTGCATTCCTTAGAGAGGACCAAAGTCACGATTCACCTCAGAGTGCCTCTGCGCCTGTTAGACCCAGCCCTCAGTTCAGCAACTCTCACGAAGTCACTACCGAATCCAACTCGCCCGCTCATACCGTTGCGCGACAGGATATCCGAGCCTCAGCTGAGAAAATTCTCTACACTTTCCTTCTTCCTGGAGCTGAGCGAGAAATCACCCTCCCAGGTTCTATTACCGCAGAGGTAACTACTGCCATCGAAGAGTATGGTCGCGACGATCCCGAGGTATTCGATGTTGCCAAGGACTATGTCTTCCAAGCTATGGAGCGAGATGCTTTCCCAGGCTTCCTTCGAATGAAGGCTCTAGGCAACCTTATCCCACCCACGCTCATCATGCGACTTATCCTTGGTCTTATTGCCATGTTTGCCGCCCTCTGGGCTGCGTTTGTTCTCATTTTCCTTGATTACTCTCGTGCAACCAGATGCTGG CTCATCCTTCCATTCACCGTCGGTGTCTATTTCCTTGCGTCTTACCAATACTCTCTGGACCCAATCATGGCCCTGGTTGGTTACAGCGAGTACACCCCCTTCAACTTCTCTCGCATTCGTGAACCCTACGTTCGCAAGCTCATCGCCAAGCGTGCTATCATGGTCCTCGCAGTGACTGTTCTCATTGATGCCGCACTCTGTgttctcttcattcttgtTCCAGGAAAGCGTCTCTAA
- the RPL31 gene encoding 60S ribosomal protein L31 (BUSCO:EOG09265EOF): MSSKKPSGKTQRSAIADVVAREYTIHMHKRLHGVTFKKRAPRAIKEIKAFATKSMGTSDVRIDPQLNKKVWEQGIKGVDYRLRVRISRRRNDEEGAKEKLYSYVQAVNVKNPKGLATVVVEE, encoded by the exons ATGTCGTCCAAGAAGCCCTCCGGCAAGACTCAGCGCTCCGCCATCGCGGATGTCGTCGCCCGCGAGTACACCATCCACATGCACAAGCGA CTCCATGGTGTCACCTTCAAGAAGAGGGCTCCCCGTGCTATtaaggagatcaaggccttTGCCACCAAGTCCATG GGTACCTCCGACGTCCGCATCGACCCCcagctcaacaagaaggTCTGGGAGCAGGGTATCAAGGGTGTTGACTACCGACTCCGAGTGCGAATTTCCCGACGACGAAACGACGAGGAGGgtgccaaggagaagctgtaCAGCTACGTCCAGGCTGTGAACGTCAAGAACCCTAAGGGTCTTGCCACAGTCGTTGTTGAggaataa
- a CDS encoding hypothetical protein (EggNog:ENOG41): MVRLQEWLNSTLRERGSGNGQGSSEFTQSTGTTVLNYLGQIPDKPPTQKRRREYSDDEYDENNDGAPDRNQKETQDFKSAFNLNEHQRADNICQRQNEDLAEEGINEEQERLLRVRKRNNGKSRQVAEEEKWVDMYKILFPDDSPVPTPFPELCHLQSGQEFVLPRANVLDSFEDYARREFSRRMRPRMESLVDGILEQALTSQTITDVANNVLQGIMESFRESQNQEACQPESQNSRSPSPQQRPVEGSTQVPQSSHAFDGGPYSNLEIDLDDILNSLDSNQSFDFEQWGAEDEGTSTFHPFALQVEQYNEANA, encoded by the exons ATGGTCAGACTTCAAGAATGGCTGAACTCAACCCTGCGAGAGCGAGGTAGTGGCAACGGGCAAGGCAGTTCAGAATTTACTCAAAGTACAGGGACGACAGTCCTCAATTACTTGGGTCAGATACCAGACAAGCCACCTACTCAAAAGCGCCGAAGAGAGTATTCCGATGATGAATATGACGAGAACAACGACGGGGCACCAGATAGAAACCAGAAGGAGAC GCAAGACTTCAAGTCAGCCTTCAACCTGAATGAACATCAGAGGGCCGACAATATTTGCCAGAGGCAGAATGAAGACCTCGCAGAAGAGGGCATCAACGAAGAACAGGAGAGATTACTCCGTGTTAGAAAGAGGAACAATGGAAAATCTCGACAAGTagcggaagaagagaagtggGTTGATATGTACAAGATTCTCTTTCCTGACGACAGCCCAGTCCCTACTCCAT TTCCCGAATTATGTCATTTGCAATCCGGACAAGAATTCGTGCTGCCTAGGGCGAATGTGCTGGACAGTTTTGAGGACTACGCACGACGTGAGTTTTCAAGACGTATGCGGCCCCGTATGGAGAGTTTAGTCGATGGAATCCTGGAACAAGCGCTCACCTCTCAAACGATCACCGATGTCGCCAATAACGTCCTCCAAGGTATTATGGAATCCTTTCGTGAGAGTCAAAACCAAGAGGCTTGCCAACCAGAATCCCAGAACTCGAGAAGCCCTAGCCCTCAGCAGAGGCCTGTTGAAGGCTCTACCCAAGTACCTCAATCAAGCCATGCTTTTGACGGTGGCCCCTATTCGAACTTGGAAATTGACCTGGATGATATACTAAACTCTCTTGATTCTAATCAGTCATTTGATTTTGAGCAATGGGGAGCGGAAGATGAAGGCACGAGCACATTTCATCCTTTTGCGCTCCAGGTTGAGCAGTACAATGAGGCAAAcgcttga